The Methylobacterium durans nucleotide sequence CCCGGCGAGCGCCTGCACCGCGTCGGCGTTCGGGCCGTAGCCCTCGGTGATCCGGTCCGGGATGTGGATGCGGGTGGGTACGCCGAGGCCGCGCAGGTAATCGGCCAGAAGCGCAGCGCTCGCGGCCCCGTCCACGTCGTAATCGCCGAAGATCGCCACCGTCTCGCCCCGGCGCACGGCGCGGGCGAGGCGCGCGGCCGCGGCCTCCATGTCGAGGAGGCAGTCGGGATCGGGCATCAGGTCGCGCAGGCGCGGCTGCAGATATCCCGTCGCCTCCGCCGGCAGCACGCCGCGGCCGGCCAGAACCCGGGCGAGGAGGTCGGGCAGGCCGTGGGCCTGGGTCATGGTCAGGGCGTGGTGCTCGGTGGCATGGGCGGCGCAACGCTCCCGCCAGCAGCGTCCGAGGAGCGAGGCGGTCACGTCGAGGAGAGCGCGCGGGGCGGGCATGGCGGCAGCAGCGGACACGGAGGCCATCATAGCCGCAACCGCGGCCGGGCGCTGCCGCACCGAAGCGACAGGGCAAGCGGGAATCCGCGGCCCGCCCTACCCCGCGGGGTCGGCGTCGATCCGCACGCGCAGAATCGCGTAGGGCGGTCTCTGCAGATCCGCGCCGCCATTGTATTCGGGGCGCCGGTTCACCTGCGCGGCCGTGACGTAGAGCCAGCGGTCCGGCGTGATCCAGAACGTGTCGGCCCAGATCAGGCGCTCGTCCGAGGCGATCACCTCGATTCGCCCGTCCGGATGGCGGCGGGCGACCGCGTTCTGCTCCTGAAGGGTGAGGTAGACGCGGTCCATCGCGTCGGTGGTCAGGCCGCCGGTCATGCCCTTCTCGCCGAGATCCTCGACGCCGGCTGCCACCTCGGCATCGGAGGCGTTCGGGTCGAGGAGCGAGGCCGTGTCGACCGCGTAGAGGCGCCGCCCGATCAGGGGCGCGTAGTAGAGGCGCCGCCCGTCGGGGCTGAGCGCGATGCCGTTGGCGCCGCCCTGCACGGGCTTCTCCGGCCCGGTCTCGGGGCGCAGCATCACGGGACGGTGCTCGACGAACTTGACGAGGTTCTTCTGGGACTTGGTGCTGGCATGACCCTGAAGGCGGCGCACCACGCGCCCATCGTTCAGGTCGACGGCGAGGATCGCCCCCTCCTCCCCCTGGCCCTGGTCCGTGATGTAGGCGAACGCCCGGCCGTCCCGGATGTCGACCCGCAGGTCGTTGAGCGAGGAGGATGGGGTGATCCCGGGTTCGAGCGGCACGACGCGGCGGATCCGGTTCTCCGCGAGATCGAGCTGGACGAGCTTCGCGCCGCCCGGCACGGGCGGACCCTTGCCCTCCGGCAGGCCGGCATCGAGGAGCCAGAGCGTGTCGTCGCGGTCGAACACGCCGTTGGGCACGTGTAGCAGGCTCGCCTGCGGATTCTTCGGGTCCGGCCGGTTCGCGGCCTTGCTCGGATAGGGCCGCACCGAACCGTCCGGCGCGACCTCGCCCACCGTGATCGGCACCTTCGCATTGAAGCGCGGCATCATCACGAAGACGCGGCCGGAGCGGGAGATCGCGAGACCCGTCGACGTCGAAGGGGCATCCGCGAGGAGCGCGAGCTCCATCGCGCCGGCGCCCCGGCTCGTCGTCGCCTGTCCGGGCCCCGTCCCGGGGGCGGGCGCGGCCGCGGCGCTCCGGGAGAGGCCGACGGCCGTCGCCGCCGTGAGGCCGCGCGCGATGAGGTCGCGTCGGGCAAGGACCATGGATTCTCCTCTCGTCGTTCTCAGCCGGCGCCCGCGACTTTCAGGTCGATGGCGTGGATGGCCGGGCCCGCGGTGATGGTGAGGCGGCGTCGGTCCGGGCCACCGAGGGCGACGTTCGCGGCCGCGCGCGGCGTCGCGATGCGGCCGAGCCAGGTTCCGTCCGGATCGAAGACGCGCACGCCGTCCTCGCAGGCCGCATAGAGCCGCCCCTCGGCGTCGACGGTGAGGCCGTCCGGCGCGCCGGTCTCGATCTCGGCGAAAAGGCGCGGGGCGCCGAGCCGTTGGTCCGGCCCGACCGGGAAGGCGAGGATGGCGCTTGCGCCCTCGGGCTGCAGGGCAGCGCCCGCGTCGCTGAGGTAGAAGG carries:
- a CDS encoding SMP-30/gluconolactonase/LRE family protein, whose product is MVLARRDLIARGLTAATAVGLSRSAAAAPAPGTGPGQATTSRGAGAMELALLADAPSTSTGLAISRSGRVFVMMPRFNAKVPITVGEVAPDGSVRPYPSKAANRPDPKNPQASLLHVPNGVFDRDDTLWLLDAGLPEGKGPPVPGGAKLVQLDLAENRIRRVVPLEPGITPSSSLNDLRVDIRDGRAFAYITDQGQGEEGAILAVDLNDGRVVRRLQGHASTKSQKNLVKFVEHRPVMLRPETGPEKPVQGGANGIALSPDGRRLYYAPLIGRRLYAVDTASLLDPNASDAEVAAGVEDLGEKGMTGGLTTDAMDRVYLTLQEQNAVARRHPDGRIEVIASDERLIWADTFWITPDRWLYVTAAQVNRRPEYNGGADLQRPPYAILRVRIDADPAG